In one window of Candidatus Omnitrophota bacterium DNA:
- a CDS encoding C4-type zinc ribbon domain-containing protein, with product MPEVTLIDQIRRLVSLQKIDVQIYNLKNELRDKPVLLKDLTSRFESKKAGLKALEEKLKAILVERKSFEMDLQSKEDAIVKSNAQLSLIKTNREYTAKLTEIEGIRADKSMAEEKILMSYDRADAVTAQINQEKAVLAEEEKKFAAQKKQIEDELKAIEEKVRSLDAQRGQIAPEVNKPLLSRYERILANKHGLAIVPVAGMSCGGCYMNLPPQVINAIKMHDQMICCEMCTRILYLEDEM from the coding sequence GTGCCGGAAGTCACGCTCATAGATCAGATACGCAGGCTTGTGAGTCTTCAGAAAATTGACGTACAGATTTACAATCTCAAGAACGAGCTGAGGGATAAGCCGGTTCTCCTTAAAGACCTTACCAGCCGATTTGAAAGCAAGAAAGCCGGACTCAAGGCCCTTGAGGAAAAGCTGAAAGCTATCCTGGTCGAGCGAAAGTCGTTTGAAATGGACCTTCAGTCCAAGGAAGACGCGATCGTCAAATCCAACGCCCAATTGTCGTTGATCAAGACCAACCGGGAATACACAGCCAAACTCACCGAGATCGAGGGAATCCGGGCCGACAAGTCGATGGCCGAGGAAAAAATTTTAATGTCGTATGACCGGGCCGATGCCGTCACGGCGCAGATCAATCAGGAAAAAGCCGTGCTGGCCGAGGAAGAGAAGAAATTCGCCGCACAGAAAAAGCAGATTGAGGATGAGCTGAAGGCGATTGAGGAGAAGGTCCGGTCCCTGGACGCCCAGCGCGGACAGATCGCCCCGGAGGTCAATAAGCCCCTGTTGTCCCGGTATGAAAGAATTTTGGCCAACAAGCACGGGCTGGCGATCGTGCCTGTGGCGGGGATGTCCTGCGGGGGCTGCTATATGAATCTTCCGCCCCAGGTCATCAACGCCATCAAGATGCACGACC